A single genomic interval of Halobacillus halophilus DSM 2266 harbors:
- a CDS encoding polysaccharide deacetylase family protein, producing the protein MKVRKVGLFFMVIFFIAGVGLAYLTARTEAPVSGSDALYQKIEEKKSNYEWKAEDARIDSVWKKTPGIIGRSVDVEASYVKMKEKGKFDPKLLVFKLIKPKVSLSDLPPSPIYRGHPEKPMVSFLINVSWGEEYIPDMIETFNKHQVKATFFIDGAFAQKFNELVQMIEEEGHTIGTHGYNHKDMGRMTKEEARNNLEQADEWLFALTKTKVKYFAPPSGSFNMATVEAAHEMGMETVLWTVDTIDWKKPTPDVLVNRVMGRIHNGATILMHPTEVTAGSLPDLIESIKRENYRIGSLPTLLSEER; encoded by the coding sequence ATGAAAGTAAGAAAAGTTGGACTTTTTTTTATGGTTATTTTTTTTATTGCAGGAGTTGGACTGGCTTATCTGACTGCAAGGACTGAAGCTCCGGTTTCAGGAAGTGATGCTCTTTATCAGAAGATCGAAGAGAAAAAAAGTAATTATGAATGGAAAGCTGAAGATGCTCGAATTGACTCTGTATGGAAGAAAACCCCTGGTATTATTGGTCGTTCTGTGGATGTGGAAGCTTCATATGTAAAGATGAAGGAAAAAGGGAAGTTTGATCCGAAACTTCTCGTGTTTAAGCTGATTAAGCCTAAGGTTTCACTTAGTGATCTACCTCCTTCTCCTATCTACAGGGGGCATCCGGAGAAGCCAATGGTTTCATTTCTTATCAATGTATCCTGGGGCGAAGAATATATTCCTGATATGATTGAAACTTTCAATAAGCATCAGGTGAAAGCTACCTTCTTCATTGACGGAGCATTTGCCCAAAAATTTAATGAACTGGTTCAGATGATAGAAGAAGAGGGGCACACAATTGGCACTCATGGGTATAACCATAAAGATATGGGGCGGATGACGAAAGAGGAGGCAAGAAATAATCTGGAACAAGCTGATGAATGGTTATTTGCACTGACAAAGACGAAAGTTAAATACTTTGCACCCCCGTCAGGCAGTTTTAACATGGCGACGGTTGAAGCAGCTCACGAGATGGGAATGGAAACTGTACTGTGGACTGTGGATACTATTGACTGGAAAAAACCGACTCCAGATGTTCTGGTGAACCGAGTGATGGGACGCATTCATAATGGAGCCACCATTTTAATGCATCCTACAGAAGTTACCGCAGGCAGTCTGCCTGATCTTATTGAGTCGATTAAAAGAGAAAATTACCGGATCGGTTCTCTTCCGACACTGCTAAGTGAAGAACGATAA
- the nusA gene encoding transcription termination factor NusA has product MSSELFDAMNYLEKEKGIDKGLLLEALEAALISAYKKNFNSATNVRVDINEDEGSMKVFARKTIVDEVMDPQQEIALESAKEIDPNYEEEDVIEVEVTPMDFGRIAAQAAKQVVTQRVREAERGIIYGEYVDREEDVMTGIIQRKDPRFVYVNLGKIEARLPEGEQMPTETYDVHDRLKVFVTKVENSNKGPHIYVSRTHPGLLKRLFEMEVPEIYDGTVEVRSVAREAGDRSKISVYAEDQEIDPVGSCVGQRGQRVQAIVNELKGEKIDIVQWSEDPIEYVSNALSPSKVVEVLVDEEEKATTVIVPDYQLSLAIGKRGQNARLAAKLTGWKIDIKSESEARDQGLLDESEQTDVDEEIEDELFDE; this is encoded by the coding sequence TTGAGTAGTGAACTATTTGATGCCATGAATTATCTAGAAAAGGAAAAAGGCATCGACAAAGGTTTGTTGTTGGAAGCACTTGAAGCTGCGTTAATTTCTGCCTATAAAAAGAACTTTAATTCAGCCACTAATGTTCGGGTAGATATTAATGAAGATGAAGGCAGCATGAAAGTGTTTGCCAGAAAAACAATTGTGGATGAAGTAATGGATCCCCAGCAGGAAATTGCTTTAGAAAGCGCGAAAGAAATTGATCCTAACTATGAAGAAGAAGATGTCATTGAAGTCGAAGTTACACCAATGGACTTCGGGCGTATTGCAGCTCAGGCAGCGAAACAAGTAGTAACTCAGCGTGTCCGCGAAGCTGAGCGCGGCATTATATACGGTGAGTATGTGGATCGTGAGGAAGATGTCATGACAGGCATTATTCAGCGGAAAGATCCGCGTTTCGTGTACGTTAACCTTGGAAAAATTGAAGCTAGACTGCCTGAAGGGGAACAAATGCCAACGGAAACTTATGACGTTCATGATCGTTTAAAAGTATTTGTTACGAAGGTGGAAAATAGTAACAAGGGCCCTCACATCTATGTCTCCCGCACACATCCTGGACTTTTGAAGCGATTATTTGAAATGGAAGTTCCTGAAATTTATGATGGCACCGTAGAAGTTCGATCTGTGGCACGTGAAGCTGGGGACCGCTCAAAAATCTCTGTTTACGCTGAAGACCAGGAAATTGATCCCGTCGGTTCTTGTGTGGGTCAGCGAGGACAGCGTGTACAGGCTATCGTTAATGAATTAAAGGGTGAGAAAATTGACATTGTCCAGTGGTCGGAAGATCCGATTGAATATGTTTCTAACGCCCTGAGTCCTTCCAAAGTTGTGGAAGTTCTTGTTGATGAAGAAGAAAAAGCTACAACGGTTATCGTTCCTGATTATCAACTATCACTTGCAATAGGTAAACGCGGGCAGAATGCACGCCTGGCAGCGAAGTTAACTGGCTGGAAGATTGACATTAAGAGTGAAAGTGAAGCACGTGATCAGGGTCTGCTTGATGAAAGTGAACAAACTGATGTTGACGAAGAAATAGAAGATGAATTGTTTGATGAGTAA
- the rimP gene encoding ribosome maturation factor RimP: MSHHHVTSVTEKLVQPILEDMNLELVEVEYKQEGKNWYLRVFIDKPEGVDIEECGQVSEKLSEKLDEEDPIEFPYFLEVASPGAERPLKTQEDFKKYVGEHVYMKLYEPIDQEKEFEGTLVSFENETAIVEIRIKTKKKQLEVPFSKIAKSNLAVTFN; the protein is encoded by the coding sequence ATGAGTCATCATCATGTAACATCCGTTACAGAAAAGCTCGTGCAGCCAATTTTGGAAGATATGAACCTGGAGTTGGTAGAGGTCGAGTATAAACAGGAAGGGAAGAACTGGTACCTTCGTGTCTTTATCGATAAACCTGAAGGCGTAGATATTGAAGAGTGTGGTCAAGTTTCTGAAAAACTGAGTGAAAAACTTGATGAAGAAGACCCTATTGAGTTTCCATACTTTTTAGAAGTAGCCTCACCCGGAGCTGAGAGACCTTTAAAAACTCAAGAAGATTTTAAAAAGTATGTAGGCGAACATGTATATATGAAATTATACGAACCCATTGATCAAGAAAAAGAGTTCGAAGGAACGCTCGTTTCTTTTGAGAATGAAACAGCAATAGTAGAAATTCGAATAAAAACAAAAAAGAAGCAGCTGGAAGTACCATTCAGTAAAATTGCTAAGTCGAATCTGGCTGTCACGTTTAACTAA
- a CDS encoding YlxQ family RNA-binding protein, whose amino-acid sequence MNKRYLNLLGLAFGAGKCTLGEEAIVRDIQKNRAKIVLIASDTGKQTKKKLTDKCSFYDIPCYMVDDRETLSQAIGKAGRVAIAVLDQGFAKKLQSLLDESIRG is encoded by the coding sequence ATGAACAAACGTTATTTGAATTTATTAGGTTTAGCTTTCGGAGCCGGAAAGTGTACACTTGGAGAAGAAGCGATCGTTCGGGATATCCAGAAAAACAGAGCAAAAATCGTTCTTATCGCTTCTGACACAGGAAAACAAACAAAAAAAAAGCTGACAGATAAATGCAGCTTTTATGATATACCTTGCTATATGGTTGATGATCGGGAAACACTATCACAAGCCATCGGAAAGGCAGGGAGAGTCGCGATCGCAGTTCTTGACCAAGGATTTGCGAAAAAGTTGCAATCGCTACTCGATGAATCTATTCGGGGGTGA
- a CDS encoding FAD synthetase family protein, with product MKTFRLSQSSSDSIELEPNVTAVGFFDGIHKGHQQVISTAVKKAQQLSLKSAVMTFDPHPSVVLKKEKQHAQYITPLKEKEEILENMGVDYLFVVHFDKDLAALSPQSFVDEYFASLKVEHVVAGYDFSYGHKGKGSMETLPEHAKGRFTHTVVRKVAQDEDKVSSTRIRTLLDEGNVSEVQKLLGRKFSVRGERREDTSSACFSLAISSSYYLPHPGIYAVTISDHQRDYKGMAIIEDEELTRSETMNQKIYLHCLESPVSDVPAEFIVYFHQLIREENLSEQLSERSRQREKAKEDIRQFFRIG from the coding sequence TTGAAAACGTTTCGTCTGTCGCAATCGTCATCGGACTCAATAGAATTGGAACCTAACGTGACAGCTGTAGGTTTCTTTGATGGGATCCATAAAGGGCATCAGCAAGTGATCAGCACGGCTGTAAAGAAAGCCCAGCAATTAAGCTTGAAAAGTGCAGTAATGACCTTTGATCCTCATCCTTCTGTAGTTTTAAAGAAAGAAAAACAGCATGCCCAGTACATTACTCCTCTTAAAGAAAAAGAGGAGATTCTTGAAAATATGGGAGTAGATTATTTATTCGTCGTTCATTTTGATAAAGATCTTGCTGCGTTATCTCCTCAATCATTTGTAGATGAATATTTTGCTAGTTTAAAAGTCGAGCATGTCGTAGCAGGATATGACTTCAGTTATGGCCATAAGGGGAAGGGATCGATGGAAACACTCCCTGAACATGCTAAGGGACGATTCACTCACACTGTAGTTAGAAAAGTTGCCCAGGATGAGGATAAAGTCAGTTCTACAAGAATACGTACCTTACTGGATGAAGGAAATGTTTCTGAAGTTCAGAAGCTTTTAGGGCGAAAGTTCTCAGTCAGAGGAGAAAGAAGGGAAGATACGTCGAGTGCGTGTTTTTCCCTTGCTATTAGCTCCTCTTATTACCTTCCTCACCCCGGCATTTATGCTGTAACGATCTCGGATCATCAAAGAGATTACAAAGGAATGGCGATCATAGAGGACGAGGAGCTTACAAGAAGTGAAACAATGAACCAGAAGATTTATCTTCACTGCCTTGAAAGTCCAGTTTCTGATGTCCCTGCAGAGTTTATCGTGTATTTCCATCAATTGATTAGAGAAGAAAATCTCTCTGAACAATTGAGTGAACGAAGCAGGCAAAGGGAAAAAGCCAAAGAGGATATCCGGCAGTTTTTTCGCATAGGTTAA
- a CDS encoding DUF503 domain-containing protein produces MILSAEIECIIYDAQSLKEKRSVLKRVKTRIQNEFNVAVSELDYQDLWQRTCIGLVTIASDKVIAEQTIQRTLSFIDSFPELERTETVLEWL; encoded by the coding sequence ATGATTTTGAGTGCTGAGATCGAGTGCATCATTTATGATGCTCAGTCGCTGAAGGAAAAAAGGTCGGTCCTCAAGCGTGTGAAAACAAGGATTCAAAACGAATTCAATGTAGCTGTAAGTGAACTTGATTATCAAGATCTCTGGCAGCGCACATGTATCGGTTTAGTTACGATAGCCAGTGATAAGGTTATAGCCGAACAAACCATTCAAAGGACCCTGTCCTTCATCGATTCTTTTCCAGAATTGGAAAGAACGGAAACCGTTCTGGAATGGCTATAA
- the pnp gene encoding polyribonucleotide nucleotidyltransferase gives MADEKQVFSIDVAGRTFSVEVGELAKQANGAALIHYGDTTVLSTATGSKEPKDLPFFPLTINYEERLYAVGKIPGGFIKREGRPSDKAVLASRLIDRPIRPLFPEGFRNDVQVISSVMSVDQNCSSEMAAMLGSSISLGISNIPFEGPIAGVIVGRVDGKFVINPTVEEQEKSDIDLTVAGTKDAINMVEAGAQEVPEADMLEAIMFGHEEIKRLVEFQEEIVAAVGREKMEVQLFDLESELKQKVEEEATASIVSAIKTEEKKAREDAIEQAKSDVIASYEEQEADEETIKQVGAILENIVKTEVRRLITKDKVRPDGRGVDEIRSLTSRVGLLPRTHGSGLFTRGQTQALSVCTLGALGDVQILDGLDLEESKRFMHHYNFPKFSVGETGPIRGPGRREIGHGALGERALEVVIPSETEFPYTIRLVSEVLESNGSTSQASICASTLAMMDAGVPIKAPVAGIAMGLVKSGDDYTILTDIQGMEDALGDMDFKVAGTEKGVTALQMDIKIEGLSREILEEALGQAKKGRMEILGHMLETLPETRSGLSQYAPKIMTMKISPDKIRDVIGPSGKQINQIIEDTGVKIDIEQDGTVFISSTDADMNANAQKIIEDIVREVEAGEVYDGKVKRIEKFGAFVELFKGKEGLVHISEMAEERIGKVEDVVSIGDIIKVKVKEIDNQGRINLSRKAILVEEKKKQEANTEQ, from the coding sequence ATGGCAGATGAAAAGCAAGTGTTTTCAATTGATGTGGCCGGCCGTACTTTTTCTGTGGAAGTAGGCGAATTAGCGAAACAAGCTAATGGTGCCGCACTTATCCATTATGGAGATACAACCGTTCTTTCTACAGCAACGGGGTCCAAAGAACCGAAGGACCTTCCATTTTTCCCGTTAACAATTAATTATGAAGAGCGTTTATACGCGGTTGGTAAAATCCCAGGAGGTTTTATTAAGCGAGAAGGCCGTCCGAGTGATAAAGCTGTCTTGGCTTCCCGTTTGATCGACCGTCCAATTCGCCCTCTTTTTCCGGAAGGTTTCCGTAATGATGTTCAAGTCATCAGCTCGGTGATGAGTGTCGATCAGAATTGCTCGTCAGAAATGGCAGCGATGCTTGGTTCATCTATTTCCCTTGGCATATCTAATATTCCTTTTGAAGGACCTATCGCCGGGGTTATTGTTGGAAGAGTAGACGGCAAATTTGTTATTAATCCGACTGTGGAAGAACAAGAAAAAAGTGATATTGACTTAACAGTAGCCGGAACGAAAGATGCGATCAACATGGTAGAAGCAGGGGCTCAGGAAGTACCGGAAGCAGACATGTTAGAAGCGATTATGTTTGGCCATGAAGAGATTAAACGACTGGTTGAGTTTCAGGAAGAAATCGTTGCAGCTGTCGGCCGTGAAAAAATGGAAGTCCAGCTGTTCGATCTTGAATCGGAACTGAAACAAAAAGTTGAAGAAGAAGCAACAGCTTCCATCGTTTCTGCCATTAAAACAGAAGAGAAAAAAGCCAGAGAAGATGCGATCGAGCAGGCTAAAAGCGACGTAATTGCTTCTTATGAAGAACAAGAAGCAGACGAGGAAACGATCAAACAAGTTGGAGCCATTCTTGAAAATATCGTAAAAACCGAAGTGCGCCGTTTAATCACGAAGGATAAAGTTCGACCAGACGGAAGAGGCGTAGATGAAATTCGCTCCTTGACTTCCCGTGTAGGTTTACTCCCTCGGACGCATGGATCAGGTTTGTTTACAAGAGGACAAACCCAGGCTCTTAGTGTATGTACCTTAGGTGCCTTAGGTGATGTTCAAATTTTAGATGGACTGGACTTAGAAGAATCCAAGCGTTTCATGCACCATTATAACTTTCCAAAATTCTCAGTAGGCGAAACCGGGCCTATCCGTGGACCTGGACGTCGTGAAATTGGACATGGTGCTTTAGGTGAGCGTGCACTTGAAGTAGTGATTCCATCAGAAACTGAATTTCCTTACACCATTCGTCTGGTATCAGAAGTTCTGGAATCTAATGGTTCTACATCACAAGCAAGTATTTGCGCTAGTACACTGGCCATGATGGACGCAGGCGTTCCTATTAAAGCGCCGGTAGCTGGAATTGCTATGGGTCTTGTGAAATCAGGCGATGATTATACGATATTGACGGATATTCAGGGAATGGAAGATGCACTTGGAGATATGGACTTTAAAGTAGCTGGTACTGAAAAAGGTGTAACGGCTCTTCAAATGGATATTAAAATCGAAGGGTTATCCCGTGAAATTCTTGAAGAAGCACTAGGTCAAGCTAAAAAAGGCCGTATGGAAATTCTGGGGCATATGCTTGAAACACTGCCAGAAACCCGAAGCGGACTTTCTCAGTATGCTCCGAAGATTATGACAATGAAAATCAGTCCTGATAAAATCCGTGATGTGATTGGACCAAGCGGAAAACAGATTAATCAGATTATCGAAGACACTGGCGTTAAAATCGATATCGAACAGGATGGAACCGTCTTTATATCTTCTACGGACGCTGATATGAATGCTAATGCACAGAAGATCATTGAAGACATCGTTCGCGAAGTAGAAGCAGGCGAAGTTTACGATGGTAAAGTGAAGCGCATTGAGAAATTCGGCGCCTTTGTAGAGTTATTCAAAGGAAAAGAAGGTCTCGTGCACATTTCTGAAATGGCGGAAGAGCGTATCGGTAAAGTTGAGGATGTTGTCTCTATAGGTGATATCATTAAAGTGAAAGTCAAAGAAATTGACAATCAGGGACGAATCAATCTTTCCCGTAAAGCAATTCTTGTAGAAGAGAAGAAAAAACAGGAAGCTAACACTGAACAGTAG
- the rpsO gene encoding 30S ribosomal protein S15, translated as MAITQERKQELINEYKTHDNDTGSSDVQIAVLTAKINALNEHLRTHKQDHHSRRGLLKMVGRRRNLLNYLRNNDITRYRDLIKSLGLRR; from the coding sequence ATGGCTATCACACAAGAACGTAAACAAGAACTAATCAATGAGTACAAGACTCATGACAATGACACAGGATCTTCTGATGTACAGATTGCTGTACTTACAGCTAAGATTAATGCATTGAATGAGCATTTACGTACTCACAAGCAGGACCACCACTCTCGTCGTGGCTTGCTTAAAATGGTAGGTAGACGTCGTAACCTATTGAACTACCTGCGTAATAATGACATTACACGTTACCGTGATTTAATTAAAAGTCTTGGCTTGCGTCGTTAA
- the rnpM gene encoding RNase P modulator RnpM — translation MARSKKQPLRKCIVTQEMYPKKQLIRVVRNKEGEVFVDESGKKNGRGAYLSRDLEVIEKAEKHQVLNRHLNTSVDTAVYEELKATIKADEK, via the coding sequence ATGGCCCGTTCTAAAAAACAACCACTCAGAAAGTGTATAGTTACTCAGGAAATGTACCCAAAGAAACAGTTGATCAGGGTCGTCCGAAATAAAGAAGGAGAAGTCTTCGTAGATGAATCCGGTAAAAAAAACGGACGAGGAGCTTACCTCTCAAGAGACCTTGAGGTTATAGAAAAAGCAGAAAAACACCAGGTGTTAAATCGCCATTTGAATACATCCGTAGACACAGCCGTTTATGAAGAACTAAAAGCAACAATTAAGGCAGACGAAAAATGA
- the truB gene encoding tRNA pseudouridine(55) synthase TruB — MDGILPLWKPKGFTSHDCVSKARGMLKTKKIGHTGTLDPEVEGVLPLCVGKATKIVPFLTDTIKVYEASVRMGYSTATEDAEGEIIERKPVSPSLSLEKIKEELPSFQGDIIQVPPMYSAVKVNGKKLYEYAREGIEVERPKRQVRIEQIDVTSRDLVFEEETASFSIRVVCSKGTYIRTLCADLGRALGYPSHMSSLVRTKTADISEQECYRFEEIQRKVDEHKHHELLLPIKRGLSHMPSWEVSENMKPLIQHGRVLDKPEHLDADNFLVLCGEEALAIYQQHPTKTGYVKPLRVF, encoded by the coding sequence ATGGATGGGATTCTTCCATTATGGAAGCCTAAAGGATTTACTTCCCATGATTGTGTAAGTAAAGCTAGAGGGATGTTAAAAACTAAGAAAATTGGTCATACGGGAACGCTTGATCCAGAAGTAGAAGGAGTATTACCTTTATGTGTAGGAAAAGCTACTAAAATCGTTCCATTTTTGACAGATACGATCAAAGTATATGAAGCTTCGGTGAGGATGGGGTATTCCACAGCAACAGAAGATGCTGAAGGTGAAATAATCGAGAGAAAACCTGTAAGTCCTTCACTTAGCTTAGAAAAAATTAAAGAAGAATTACCTTCTTTCCAGGGAGATATTATTCAGGTTCCTCCTATGTATTCAGCTGTTAAAGTAAACGGGAAGAAGTTATATGAGTATGCCAGAGAAGGCATTGAAGTCGAAAGACCTAAGCGTCAGGTTAGAATTGAACAAATAGACGTCACGAGTCGTGATCTAGTATTTGAAGAAGAAACCGCTTCTTTTTCTATTCGGGTTGTATGTTCAAAAGGAACCTATATCCGAACGCTTTGTGCGGATTTGGGCCGCGCACTTGGGTATCCTTCTCATATGTCTTCCCTTGTACGTACTAAAACAGCTGATATTTCCGAACAAGAGTGTTATCGCTTTGAAGAAATTCAACGTAAAGTGGATGAACATAAACATCACGAGCTGCTATTACCCATAAAAAGAGGGCTTTCTCATATGCCATCATGGGAAGTATCGGAAAATATGAAGCCGCTGATTCAACATGGCAGGGTATTAGATAAACCTGAACATCTTGATGCGGATAACTTTTTAGTTCTGTGTGGAGAAGAAGCGTTAGCCATATATCAGCAGCATCCAACCAAGACTGGATATGTAAAGCCCTTACGAGTCTTTTAA
- the infB gene encoding translation initiation factor IF-2, protein MTKMRVYEYAKKNELASKQVIEQLKKMNVEVSNHMSTVEDDVAKQLDQAFGKNKPNTEAKNTDGQKNNKPSNKQQKPNQKNQKNNKNKNQKNQKSSNQQQTPQKKQKKQTPEKITFSESLTVGELAEKLNKDSSEIIKKLMFLGVMATKNQELEPDSIELICDEFNVEVEEEVIVDETDIENMTFDDNPEDLKERPAVVTIMGHVDHGKTTLLDQIRHTKVTEGEAGGITQHIGAYQIEHDEKQITFLDTPGHAAFTSMRSRGAQVTDIAILVVAADDGVMPQTKEAISHAKAAGVPIIVAVNKMDKEGANPDRVMQELMEYGLIAEDYGGETIFVKMSAVQGEGIDELVEMIVLVSEMEELKANPDRLAYGTVIEAELDKGRGPVATLLVQNGTLNVSDSVVVGNTFGRVRAMVNDIGRRVKVAGPSTPVEITGLNNVPQAGDRFLVFEDEKKARSIGEARAQKALEQNRSSTAKVSLDDLFEQIKQGDIKDINLIVKGDVQGSVEALAGSLEKIDVEGVKVKIIHTGVGAITESDVALAAASNGIIIGFNVRPDGNARKAAESEDVQIRLHNIIYKVMEEIEAAMKGMLDPEYEEKIIGQVEVREIFKVSKVGTIAGSYVTDGKISRNSGVRIIRDGVVIFEGEIDALKRYKDDTKEVQQGYECGITIKNFNDIKVGDIIEPYEMQEIERT, encoded by the coding sequence ATGACTAAAATGCGCGTATATGAATATGCCAAGAAAAATGAATTAGCAAGCAAACAAGTAATTGAGCAATTGAAAAAGATGAATGTTGAAGTTTCCAACCACATGTCAACTGTAGAGGATGATGTGGCTAAACAATTGGACCAGGCTTTTGGCAAGAACAAGCCAAATACTGAAGCCAAGAACACGGATGGCCAGAAGAATAATAAACCATCCAATAAGCAGCAAAAACCAAATCAGAAAAACCAGAAAAACAATAAGAATAAAAACCAGAAAAATCAAAAGTCTTCCAACCAGCAGCAGACTCCGCAGAAAAAGCAGAAGAAACAAACACCAGAAAAAATTACATTTTCTGAGAGCTTAACCGTAGGAGAGCTGGCTGAAAAGCTAAACAAGGATTCTTCTGAAATTATCAAAAAATTAATGTTTCTCGGTGTAATGGCTACTAAAAATCAGGAGCTTGAGCCTGATTCCATTGAATTGATCTGTGATGAATTTAATGTGGAAGTCGAAGAAGAAGTGATCGTTGACGAAACGGATATTGAAAACATGACATTTGACGACAACCCTGAAGACCTGAAAGAACGTCCGGCTGTCGTAACCATTATGGGTCACGTAGACCATGGTAAAACTACATTGCTCGATCAAATTCGTCATACGAAAGTAACTGAAGGAGAAGCTGGCGGAATTACACAGCATATCGGTGCTTATCAAATCGAACACGATGAGAAACAAATTACTTTCCTTGATACACCAGGTCACGCTGCCTTTACCAGCATGCGTTCCCGCGGTGCACAGGTTACGGATATCGCGATATTAGTAGTAGCAGCGGATGACGGTGTAATGCCACAGACGAAGGAAGCCATCAGCCATGCAAAAGCGGCTGGAGTTCCTATTATCGTTGCCGTTAACAAGATGGATAAAGAAGGGGCAAACCCTGACCGCGTCATGCAGGAATTAATGGAATATGGATTAATTGCTGAAGACTATGGCGGAGAAACCATTTTTGTGAAAATGTCAGCTGTTCAAGGAGAAGGAATCGACGAGTTAGTTGAAATGATTGTCCTCGTTTCTGAAATGGAAGAGTTGAAAGCCAATCCTGACCGTCTTGCGTATGGAACGGTTATTGAAGCAGAACTAGACAAAGGTCGTGGCCCTGTTGCAACCCTTCTCGTACAAAATGGAACGCTTAATGTAAGTGACTCCGTAGTTGTAGGAAATACGTTCGGACGTGTACGTGCCATGGTTAATGATATCGGACGCCGTGTGAAAGTGGCAGGCCCGTCAACTCCTGTAGAAATAACTGGCTTAAATAATGTACCTCAAGCAGGCGACCGCTTCCTCGTATTTGAAGATGAGAAGAAAGCACGCTCCATCGGCGAAGCACGCGCTCAGAAGGCTCTTGAACAAAATCGGAGCTCTACTGCTAAAGTCAGCCTGGACGATTTGTTTGAACAAATCAAACAAGGAGATATTAAAGATATTAACCTGATTGTTAAAGGTGATGTTCAAGGTTCCGTAGAAGCTCTTGCAGGTTCTCTTGAGAAAATTGATGTTGAAGGCGTTAAAGTTAAAATCATCCATACTGGGGTGGGCGCTATAACAGAATCGGACGTTGCTCTGGCCGCTGCTTCTAATGGTATCATTATCGGATTTAATGTTCGTCCAGATGGAAATGCCCGAAAAGCTGCTGAATCCGAAGATGTACAGATTCGTCTTCACAACATTATTTATAAAGTAATGGAAGAGATTGAAGCAGCCATGAAAGGAATGCTTGATCCTGAATATGAAGAAAAGATCATAGGTCAAGTTGAAGTTCGTGAAATCTTCAAAGTTTCCAAGGTGGGCACAATAGCCGGTTCTTATGTAACCGATGGAAAGATATCCCGTAACTCCGGAGTACGTATTATCCGCGATGGAGTCGTTATATTCGAAGGGGAAATCGATGCTCTTAAACGTTACAAAGATGATACGAAGGAAGTCCAGCAAGGATACGAGTGTGGAATTACGATTAAGAACTTTAACGATATTAAAGTCGGAGATATTATTGAGCCATATGAAATGCAGGAAATCGAACGCACATGA
- the rbfA gene encoding 30S ribosome-binding factor RbfA gives MNDLRANRVGEQMKKELSDIIGKKIKDPRVGFVTVTEVKVTGDLQQAKIFISVLGDEKQKHDTLVGLAKAKGFIRSEIGQRIRLRKTPEIMFEFDEAIERGNRIETILRDLNDTDS, from the coding sequence ATGAATGATTTACGTGCTAATCGTGTCGGAGAACAAATGAAAAAAGAATTGAGCGATATTATCGGTAAAAAAATCAAGGACCCGCGTGTGGGCTTTGTTACCGTGACAGAAGTGAAAGTCACTGGCGATTTGCAGCAAGCTAAAATTTTCATCTCTGTATTAGGAGATGAAAAACAAAAACATGATACCCTCGTTGGTTTAGCCAAAGCTAAAGGGTTTATACGCTCTGAGATCGGTCAGCGTATTCGTCTTCGTAAGACTCCGGAAATTATGTTTGAGTTTGACGAGGCGATTGAACGAGGGAATCGTATTGAAACGATTCTTCGCGATTTGAATGACACAGATAGCTAA
- a CDS encoding YlmC/YmxH family sporulation protein: protein MMRLKSLAKKEVINVENGQKLGVLGRADLIFDPSTGKIQSIVIQNNGITGIGPARKELIIEWEQIKTIGADTILLKK from the coding sequence ATGATGAGGTTAAAATCATTGGCTAAAAAAGAAGTAATTAATGTAGAAAATGGCCAAAAACTGGGGGTGCTTGGAAGAGCTGACCTTATATTTGATCCGAGCACAGGGAAAATACAATCTATTGTTATTCAAAATAACGGAATCACAGGTATCGGTCCTGCTAGAAAAGAATTAATCATTGAGTGGGAACAGATCAAGACGATTGGCGCAGATACGATTTTATTAAAAAAATAA